A stretch of DNA from Pelosinus sp. IPA-1:
AAAGCCTCTGCTAGAACCTTGAAAAATTCCCCTGGTTGCTGAGCTTCTGCTAAAACCTTTGTAAATTCACTAAGCACCCGCTCTACAGGCTCTTGTGCAAGTTCTTCAGCGGTCTTAGTGGCAAGCTGTAAGGTCTCTTTATCGATGCTAAAACCAAAACGGGCAGATTGTCCAGCCAGCCTCAAAGCTCGCATAGGATCATCGGAAAAGTGTTGACTTGTCGCTCGTAAGACCTTATGTTTGATATCCTGTATCCCGTGAAAAGGATCAATAATCTCTCCCGTCAAACTATCCTGAGCGATGGAATTGACTGTAGTATCACGCCGAAAAAGATCTTCTTCAATGGTTATTTTGGGCTTAGCTGACACTTTAAAACCTTTGTATCCGCTTCCCTCTTTTCGTTCTGTTCTCGCAAAAGCTACTTCCCGCTTTATGCCATCAATCCCCATGTGAAATACAGGAAAAGACTTTCCACATTCCTTAGCTTCAGGAAACAGTTCCTTAAAATTTTTCTTAACCATTCCCACTACGCAAAAATCAATATCCTTAGGGATCACTCCCATAAAACTATCCCGAACACAACCCCCAACTCTAAAAACACGTCCGCCATTCTCTGCAATAATTTCAGCAAATCGTTTCTCTGTTAATCCGCTATCACTCATTTTTGTATCCTTTTCCTCTCAACTTTTGCCTCTTACCCAGTTTATATGGATTATATACTAGAAAAACCTACTTCTTTTACCTTATGTACCTTGCCTTTTATCTTTGTTTCTTGGAGCCCGTCTATGACAAGATCTCCTTTATCTCCAAGGATCTCAACATAGGAGCAGGTATCTTGGACATCAATAATGCCAATATCGCCTCCGCTAATTCCCGAAATGGTAGTAAGCGCTCCTAGTATATCTCCTGGTCGCATCTTCGTCTTTTTTCCTGCATTTATCCTAAGTCTAGTAATCTGGCGATTTAATGCTTCGCTTTTATCAAATTTTAACGTAGGCCCAATTTCAGCATGTTGATTAAACATCAATTTTCCTGCTGCCACGTCTTCCCTATTCGGAAATTCTTGTTTTGGTATCTTATATTCTACATATTCCTCTATTTCACGCAAAATCCTATATTCATTCCCAGTTACAAAAGAAATAGCCCTACCTATATTCCCAGCCCGCCCTGTTCTGCCAATTCTATGAACATAGCTTTCATTATCCTGCGGCATATCAAAGTTAACCACAAGAGATATATCATCTATATGAATCCCTCTTGCTGCCACATCCGTCGCAATCAGAAATCGGTACTCTCCTCTTTTAAAATCTTGAATGGAGTGCAAGCGATCTCTTTGTTCCATTCCCCCATGCAAGCTTCCACAAGAATAACCTTTTTGTTCCATCTTTGCAAAAAGATTTTCTACCTTGTCCCTTGTATTGCAAAAGACAATACAACTATCCGGTCTTTCAACATAAATTAGGTTCGTAAATAGATCAAACTTATCATTTTCTTCTACTTCATAATAAACTTGCTCAATGCTTTTTACACTCGGATTTTCTGCATCAACTTCTATCTTTATCGGATTCTTCATGTATTTTTTGCATATTTCCTGAATCTTATCTGGCATGGTAGCAGAAAATAACATGGTGACCCTGCTGAGAGGCAATACTGTTAGGATAGCTTCCACCTGCTCGATAAAGCCCATATCCAGCATTTTGTCTGCTTCATCAATAATCAGATACTGCACTTCTTCTAGATTCATATTTTTTCTTTCAATGTGATCTAAGGTTCTTCCTGGAGTACCAACAATAATATGTACTCTTTGCCTTAATTCTCTTTTTTGTACTTCCATTGGTTGTCTACCAAAAACAACGGCACACCTGATTCTTTTAAACCTTCCTATATTGGAAATCTCCTGTTTTACTTGTACTGCCAATTCCCTAGTTGGTGTAAGAACCAATACCTGAGGATTTTTTTGCTCGATTATTATTTTTTCACAAACGGGAATGGCAAAGGCAGCTGTTTTACCACTACCAGTCTGAGAGCTCACTACGATATCCTTCTCTGCAAGAGCCAAGGGTATTACCTCTTCCTGAACCCTAGTAAGTGTCTCATACCCTAACTCCTTTAACGCTTTTGCTATTTCCTTACTAAAAATATACTTCTCAATATTCTGACCATCCATATGATGTACAACCTCATTTTCCTCAAATTATCTTATCGTTAGCCTGCAGTAGTTTGTCTATCGTTATACATATAATAGCATAGCTGAGAGTGATATAAAAATGATCCCTATAAGTAGGGATCATTAAGAATCATTTAACTATATTTTTTTAGTGTAATAGACACAAATCCGTATTTATTGACCATTGGCATTTTTTAAGTATTGTAAAGTTTCCTCTGCTTCCTAGGATACTCTACAACCCTTTCACTACATGTTGAAGCTCTACTGGCAGAAAAAGCATCTCATCTTCCCGGACTTGTGGTGGATTGATGGGAATAAATCCTGCTGTATTCATAAACTCTTGTCCATCCGTCAAAAGGAACTCTAAAAATTCTAATGCTTCTTTACGATGAGGTGCATTATTTACTAAGGTTAAGCCATAAATAATCGGTTGTCCTTTTACCTCGACAAAAGATCCCTCTGCCTTGCCAGTAAGTTTTAAAACAGCTTGCTGATAATAACCTGCATACTCTAAAGATGAAAAGTCTAGTTGCTCTGGTAACTTCACATAGTGATAACCGCCTTGTTTCGCTGAGGATTCATACATAAAGAAATAATCTAATTGACCTGCATGAAGTTTTTCTTGAATTACTTTGCCATCATTCACAATATTAGTAGGATGAAAGTTATTTTCGAGTCGTTGGTATAAACCAGGTAATTGATAATATTTTTCGGCCAATTGCAGCGACAAGACGGCTCGATAACCACCTGGATCTAAATTGGGATCTGTGTGACCATATTCTACATCTGGTCTAGCTAAGATCTCATACCAATTCTCTTCATTAATTTCATTACCATATTTGCTTTTATCCGTATACACTAGGACAGCCTTGTTTCTAGCAAAAAACACATTAAACTTGGCAAATTCCGGCTTCATTAACGTATCAATGGTTTCATAGTCTGCTGAGGCGACAATATCACAGGGCCTGTTCAATTCTGTTACTTTGCGGGCAGCTTCACGACTACCGCTACCTTCTAATACTACCTTGATTTCTGGATGAATGGCTTCATAAGCATTAGCAATTTTTTGAAAAGGTCCATTTAAACTGCCTGCATGGAATACAATGACCTCTGTTCTTTGAGGGTTTTCGGCAGCCTGTACAACTGAGAAAAACGATAAAAGTAAAAATAAACATATTAAAAAACTATACTTACTTTTCATAATCATAACCCCTTTCCATTTTTGATTTGTTCTATCTTACAGGTAAAATCCAATGGCGCAGCGTATAATACAGAACTTAGAACAATAAGATCCACATGTTTTGCAAATTCTTTAATGCGAGCTGCTTGGATTCCCCCTGCGACACCAATTTTCAATTGACTATAAATCTCCTTTTTTAAAATGTGATGTATTTAGAGATTGTCCCGTTGTTAAATCCAGAAAAATACGTTATGCTGTACACAGAATAATCAAGTAACCATGAGGTGATAGTAATGTCAAACACTATAGCTTACACCCCAGAAGAAGTGGCTAAAATTCTTAAAATTTCACGTTTCACCGTCTATGAATTTATCAAGCGCGGCGATTTGACAGCTTACCATATCGGACGCAAACTACGTATAGAAGCATCCGATCTAGAGAAGTATATGAAAAATGCAAAAGGTATAAATGTAATAGAATCACCAGTCGTCACTCAAACTGCTAACGTCTCTTCTACTGCTCAAGATGGTTTAATTATTTATGGACAAGATGCTGTTTTAGATGTGTTAACTCGTCATCTCGAAAAAAAGATGCCTCAAGTTCGCTCTTTACGTTGCTTTAATGGTAGTATGGATGGCTTGATTGCTTTATACCGTGGTACAGCCAATTTGATTACAACTCACCTTTGGGACGGAGATACGGGAGAGTACAACACTCCTTATGTACGTCACCTGCTACCAGGCCAAAGGGCACTCATTATTAATTTAGTCTATCGCCAAGAAGGATTTTATGTAGCTCCTGGCAACCCTAAAAATATCAAGGACTGGCCAGATTTGCTACGATCTGATATTCGGTTCATTAACAGAGAACGCGGCTCGGGTGCCAGAGTACTGCTTGATGAAAAGTTCCAACAGCTTAACCTTGATCCAAGATCCATTCCAAACTATGACCAGGAAGAAACCAGCCATCTGGCTATCGCCAGTTTGGTCGCCCGCGGCGAGGCTGACGTAGGGTTAGGTATTGAAAAGGCAGCAATGCAAGTACAAAATGTAGAATTTATTCCTCTACAAAAAGAACGATATGATTTAGTTATGTTGCGGCATGATTTAGACAAACCTCACTTCCAAGCCTTGTTGTCCATATTGCGTTCTCCTGCATTTCGCAATGAAATCGCAGGCATGGGAGGCTATGATGTATCACGAATGGGTGATATCATCGCAGAACTGTAAATATAAAATCCTCCTCCCAAAAAGAAGTACCGGCTGAGAACGTCATAAACGATCCAGCCGGTACTTCTTTGTACACACAATTGGTTATCCATAACCAAACACTATCAAACTCAACTTAACCGCATTATACATCTATACAACGTATAATTCAATGCATTTATTTTATAAAATGAAGACTTTTTTATTGACTCTAGTATCCTTTTGTAGTATTTTAGTTATAAGTTAGCACTTATTCTGTCTATTTAATTCTACGCAGCAATTGACCTTATTTTAAATTGAGATACAAAGTTGTATCAACTAATCTAGTTCTGTTGAGCTATGTTAGTTGTTTTTTTTATCCGATGACTAAACCGCTCTAAGACTCCCATCTTCTATAAGTAGGAGTTAAGAGCGGCTAAGTCCCTGGATAAGTGCGACTAAGATTCAGATGGAGTTAAAACTCCATCTGAATCAAGTCTTCTTTATAAAGTATACTAATTAATAAAAAACAGAGGAGGCAATTTAATTGAAAAGTCGTTTACTAGTATTTTTAATGGCAGCCCTGCTAATAGTAGCTGCCATGACTACAGGGTGCGGTGGCGAAAAATCAGCAGCTCCAGCCACACCGCCACAAAAAGTTGAGTTAAACGTATCTGCAGCCGTCAGTTTAAAAGATGCCCTTGCTGAAATCCAAAAAAATTATGAGGCGAAAAATTCCAATATAAAACTAGTTTATAACCTCGGAGCATCAGGTGCTCTCCAAAAGCAAATTGAGCAAGGTGCTCCCGCTGATATTTTCATCTCTGCGGCTCCAAAACAAATGAATGATTTAGAAGAAAAAAATCTAGTGAATAAAGCTACTCGCAAGAATTTGGTAGAAAACAAACTGGTTATTATTGTACCTACAGCATCGACTCTCAATATCACAAAATATGAAGATTTAACAAAGGATGAAGTTCAAAAACTAAGTATCGGTGAAACAGCATCTGTACCAGCCGGGCAATACGCACAAGAAGTCCTAAAGAAGTTAGGGATTTGGGATAAAATACAAAATAAAGCCGTTCTCGCAAAAGATGTTCGCACTGTTTTGACTTATGTGGAAACAGGCAATGTAGAAGCTGGCATCGTTTATAAAACGGATGCCGCATCTAGTGACAAAGTAAAAATTGTAGCTACCGCGCCGGAAGGTTCTCACCAACCAATCTTATATCCCATTGCTATTTTGTCAGGAACCAAACAACAGAAAGCCGCTGAAGATTTCCTCACCTATCTAAGCACTCCTGAATGTAAGGCTATATTTGAAAAATACGGTTTTACCATGAGCAAATAATATGTAGTTAACGCACTGATTATTTGAATTGTCAGGATCTTATAAAAGCGGTACAGTATAGGAATGTAGCCTTATAGAGATCTTGATTTATGCACATCTTTAGTGCGTTTTTATTCTATAAATATAAAAGATGGCGCAGGTGAAAAATATGGTTGAATGGCAACCCGTTATTCTCTCCATCAAGGTTGCTTCTATTTCAGTACTATTTGTATTTTTTCTTGGAGTATTATCGGCTTATGTGATGAGAAGTATAGATATTCCAGGTAAAGCAGCTTTAGAATCATTTTTTACTCTGCCCTTAGTTTTACCTCCTGTAGTCATTGGTTTTTTACTATTAGTCTTAGTTGGCAAACAAGGACCAGTGGGTATCCTATTAACAAAATATTTCAATATGCAGATTATATTTACCCAATCTGCCGCCGTTCTCGCTGGTACTGTTGTCTCCTTTCCATTGATGTATCAAAGTACCAAGGCAGCTTTTGAGGGTATTGATAAAACCCTGGAAGATGCCGCTCGTACTCTAGGTGCTAGCGAGTGGCGGGTATTTTGGACAGTAACGATCCCATTATCTTGGCCAGGTCTTGTATCCGGCTTGGTATTATCCTTTGCAAGAACCTTAGGAGAATTTGGTGCTACGATTATGATTGCCGGTAATATTCCTGGTAAAACCCAGACTATCCCCTTGGCGATTTACTTCGCAACAGAATCAAATGATCTAGTAACTGCAGGGATGTATGTAATCATCATTAGTGTACTCACCTTTTCTATTATTTTCGGTCTGAATCATTGGAAAGGAAAAACACATTAGCTGAGACAGCAATAGGAAGGGGTATTCTATGCTAACAGTAGATATAAAGAAAAAATTATCTGACTTCACTTTAGACATCTCATTTACTGCTCCGAATAAAACCCTTGTTTTATTCGGTCCTTCCGGCTGTGGCAAAACAACCATCTTGCGTTGTATAGCAGGCTTAATGAAACCAGATGAAGGTAGCATTGTATCTAATAAAACTGTTTTTTATTCTTCGAAAGCAGCAACTCATTTACCACCTAGAAGTAGGAATGTCAGCTATATGTTTCAGGACTTTGCACTATTTCCTCATATGAATGTAAAACATAATATTTGGTATGGAGTGAAAACACATAGCCAGCAAGCAACTGATTTGTATGAAAAACTCATTACCCTATTAAGAATTGAGCATTTACCCCATCGAACAATAGTCCAATTATCTGGCGGAGAAAAACAACGGGTGGCTATGGCTCGTGCATTAATGGCTGAACCACAGATTCTTTTGTTAGATGAACCTTTATCGGCACTCGATGCCCAAAGTCGTTATGAATTACAAGATGAATTAAAAAAGTTGCAAGAAATCTGGAATATTCCATTTATACTTGTTACCCATTCACCAGAAGAAG
This window harbors:
- a CDS encoding polynucleotide adenylyltransferase, whose translation is MSDSGLTEKRFAEIIAENGGRVFRVGGCVRDSFMGVIPKDIDFCVVGMVKKNFKELFPEAKECGKSFPVFHMGIDGIKREVAFARTERKEGSGYKGFKVSAKPKITIEEDLFRRDTTVNSIAQDSLTGEIIDPFHGIQDIKHKVLRATSQHFSDDPMRALRLAGQSARFGFSIDKETLQLATKTAEELAQEPVERVLSEFTKVLAEAQQPGEFFKVLAEAFLLQVTFKEIAALSITEFEKAINMLDLVAGVTHNPKLRFASLGLVLDKKSLVLWNNRMTLPGDWLDAAITVSEIIGILDNPTPSQIVDIITKLRRGSLAIEEYDLIVNAAGLINLKLGPLRAAMVLPKGEVVPKTLQGKEIGEWLRQKHVEAISRQLNIK
- the modA gene encoding molybdate ABC transporter substrate-binding protein — encoded protein: MKSRLLVFLMAALLIVAAMTTGCGGEKSAAPATPPQKVELNVSAAVSLKDALAEIQKNYEAKNSNIKLVYNLGASGALQKQIEQGAPADIFISAAPKQMNDLEEKNLVNKATRKNLVENKLVIIVPTASTLNITKYEDLTKDEVQKLSIGETASVPAGQYAQEVLKKLGIWDKIQNKAVLAKDVRTVLTYVETGNVEAGIVYKTDAASSDKVKIVATAPEGSHQPILYPIAILSGTKQQKAAEDFLTYLSTPECKAIFEKYGFTMSK
- a CDS encoding ATP-binding cassette domain-containing protein; the protein is MLTVDIKKKLSDFTLDISFTAPNKTLVLFGPSGCGKTTILRCIAGLMKPDEGSIVSNKTVFYSSKAATHLPPRSRNVSYMFQDFALFPHMNVKHNIWYGVKTHSQQATDLYEKLITLLRIEHLPHRTIVQLSGGEKQRVAMARALMAEPQILLLDEPLSALDAQSRYELQDELKKLQEIWNIPFILVTHSPEEAQALGSEVIFLHQGQQVSEPPPSWYMNSNGKTTRSSFQYFY
- a CDS encoding DEAD/DEAH box helicase, encoding MDGQNIEKYIFSKEIAKALKELGYETLTRVQEEVIPLALAEKDIVVSSQTGSGKTAAFAIPVCEKIIIEQKNPQVLVLTPTRELAVQVKQEISNIGRFKRIRCAVVFGRQPMEVQKRELRQRVHIIVGTPGRTLDHIERKNMNLEEVQYLIIDEADKMLDMGFIEQVEAILTVLPLSRVTMLFSATMPDKIQEICKKYMKNPIKIEVDAENPSVKSIEQVYYEVEENDKFDLFTNLIYVERPDSCIVFCNTRDKVENLFAKMEQKGYSCGSLHGGMEQRDRLHSIQDFKRGEYRFLIATDVAARGIHIDDISLVVNFDMPQDNESYVHRIGRTGRAGNIGRAISFVTGNEYRILREIEEYVEYKIPKQEFPNREDVAAGKLMFNQHAEIGPTLKFDKSEALNRQITRLRINAGKKTKMRPGDILGALTTISGISGGDIGIIDVQDTCSYVEILGDKGDLVIDGLQETKIKGKVHKVKEVGFSSI
- the modB gene encoding molybdate ABC transporter permease subunit → MVEWQPVILSIKVASISVLFVFFLGVLSAYVMRSIDIPGKAALESFFTLPLVLPPVVIGFLLLVLVGKQGPVGILLTKYFNMQIIFTQSAAVLAGTVVSFPLMYQSTKAAFEGIDKTLEDAARTLGASEWRVFWTVTIPLSWPGLVSGLVLSFARTLGEFGATIMIAGNIPGKTQTIPLAIYFATESNDLVTAGMYVIIISVLTFSIIFGLNHWKGKTH
- a CDS encoding helix-turn-helix transcriptional regulator, which produces MSNTIAYTPEEVAKILKISRFTVYEFIKRGDLTAYHIGRKLRIEASDLEKYMKNAKGINVIESPVVTQTANVSSTAQDGLIIYGQDAVLDVLTRHLEKKMPQVRSLRCFNGSMDGLIALYRGTANLITTHLWDGDTGEYNTPYVRHLLPGQRALIINLVYRQEGFYVAPGNPKNIKDWPDLLRSDIRFINRERGSGARVLLDEKFQQLNLDPRSIPNYDQEETSHLAIASLVARGEADVGLGIEKAAMQVQNVEFIPLQKERYDLVMLRHDLDKPHFQALLSILRSPAFRNEIAGMGGYDVSRMGDIIAEL
- a CDS encoding extracellular solute-binding protein, translated to MKSKYSFLICLFLLLSFFSVVQAAENPQRTEVIVFHAGSLNGPFQKIANAYEAIHPEIKVVLEGSGSREAARKVTELNRPCDIVASADYETIDTLMKPEFAKFNVFFARNKAVLVYTDKSKYGNEINEENWYEILARPDVEYGHTDPNLDPGGYRAVLSLQLAEKYYQLPGLYQRLENNFHPTNIVNDGKVIQEKLHAGQLDYFFMYESSAKQGGYHYVKLPEQLDFSSLEYAGYYQQAVLKLTGKAEGSFVEVKGQPIIYGLTLVNNAPHRKEALEFLEFLLTDGQEFMNTAGFIPINPPQVREDEMLFLPVELQHVVKGL